A window of Jannaschia sp. M317 contains these coding sequences:
- a CDS encoding FAD-binding oxidoreductase has product MSSWLHANGDRGVWPRTWYAEDVAFPSPFPRLEGHHDVDLCVIGGGLTGLSAALHAAQAGLSVTLLEAQRVGWGASGRNGGQIGSGFNWSQADLGTDARALWTLAEEAKSLTQKLISAHAPLADPRPGILSVSLSEPEARDARKKAAWMNVTYGTDLQVLDQAEVSACIGTRAYAGGVLDPSAHYCNPLAYVLGLAQAAVNAGVSIHETSEVHHIGDTVATAHGRVRARFVLQATNGYAPHLTGKTAARVLPINNFIAVTEPLENPPFDTKRGMPAVADSRFVVNYFWQTRDGRLVYGGGESYGKRFPTDIAARVRRNLSCVYPELRDVRFTHAWGGTLAVTATRLPYLAEVRPGVFSAGGYSGHGLALSTLFGKVAVEAMRGERARFEVLSRLPVPALPGGRWLGPWAAQAGMVWGAVRDRF; this is encoded by the coding sequence TTTTCCACGGCTTGAGGGACATCACGACGTCGACCTCTGCGTCATTGGTGGCGGGCTGACGGGGCTTTCGGCGGCGCTGCATGCGGCGCAGGCGGGCCTGTCGGTCACGCTGCTGGAGGCACAGCGCGTTGGCTGGGGGGCCTCGGGTCGCAACGGAGGTCAGATCGGGTCCGGTTTCAACTGGAGCCAGGCCGACCTGGGCACCGATGCGCGAGCGCTCTGGACCTTGGCGGAAGAGGCCAAGTCCTTGACGCAAAAACTCATTTCCGCTCACGCGCCCTTGGCGGATCCGCGTCCCGGCATCCTGTCGGTCAGCCTGTCGGAGCCCGAGGCGCGGGATGCCCGGAAGAAGGCCGCGTGGATGAACGTGACCTACGGGACTGACCTGCAAGTGCTTGATCAAGCGGAGGTTTCTGCCTGTATCGGGACCAGGGCCTACGCCGGGGGGGTGCTGGACCCGTCGGCGCACTACTGCAACCCGTTGGCTTATGTGCTAGGCCTGGCGCAAGCCGCTGTAAACGCAGGCGTTTCGATCCACGAGACCTCCGAGGTGCACCATATCGGCGACACCGTGGCGACGGCCCACGGGCGGGTTCGGGCGCGGTTCGTGTTGCAGGCGACGAACGGCTACGCGCCGCATCTGACGGGCAAGACGGCGGCGCGGGTGCTTCCGATCAACAACTTCATCGCGGTGACGGAGCCGCTGGAAAACCCGCCTTTTGATACAAAACGGGGTATGCCTGCGGTGGCGGATTCACGTTTTGTGGTAAATTATTTCTGGCAGACGCGGGACGGGCGGCTGGTCTACGGCGGGGGCGAAAGCTACGGCAAACGCTTCCCCACCGACATCGCGGCCCGGGTCCGGCGCAACCTGTCATGCGTCTACCCGGAGCTACGCGACGTCCGCTTCACCCACGCCTGGGGCGGGACGCTGGCGGTGACGGCCACGCGCCTGCCCTACCTGGCAGAAGTCCGCCCGGGCGTGTTCTCGGCGGGCGGATATTCGGGCCACGGGCTGGCGCTGTCGACGCTGTTCGGGAAGGTCGCGGTAGAGGCGATGCGGGGCGAGCGGGCGCGGTTCGAGGTGCTGTCACGCCTGCCGGTGCCAGCCTTGCCTGGAGGGCGCTGGTTGGGGCCCTGGGCGGCGCAGGCGGGGATGGTTTGGGGGGCGGTTAGGGATCGGTTTTAG